Genomic segment of Mucilaginibacter sabulilitoris:
AATTGTATTTAACCGCATCAAAAATTAATTCTATCTGTTAGTTTCAATAACGGAACTTGTTGATTATGAGAATTTTTGAAAAATAGATAATTGTTAGTAAACCGTATCATTTTCGTATCAAGTAATTATAAATCAATTATTTATGCAAGTCTTCTTGTTTTATTTTCATTAACTTTAATAAATTTGAAACGCCGGAAATGTTAAATTTTTGCACTAACCAAGCCTGGCTTTCCTGATTACGTTAAATTACATGAAGAAAGAACTTTTGATTGCCTGCTGTATAGCGGGTAGCTTAGCACGGGCTGGCTCTGTAAATGCTCAGAGTAACGCATCATTTTCTGTCGATAACAAATCGGTTAAAGTGATCGTTTCTGAAAAGGAAGCCGGTTATAAGCTTACACCAACAGAAACACTTCAATTTACTGATAAACCACAACCGGCTGAAACGGAAGTATCCGTTTTTGTTGATCCGTCAAGGTCATTTCAAACTATGCTGGGCATTGGCGGCGCTTTAACCGATGCCGTTGCCGAGACCTTTTATAAACTGCCTAAAGACAAGCAAAAAGAATTTTTAACCGCTTATTATGATCAGGATAAAGGTATTGGGTATACCCTGGCGCGCACCAATATTCAAAGCTGTGATTTTTCGAGCGCGAGCTACAGTTATGTTAAGGAAGGTGATGCCGATCTGAAAACATTTGACATCAGCCATGATAAAACCTATCGTATTCCATTTATAAAAGCAGCTATTGCTGCTGCAGGAGGTAAATTAAACCTGTTTGTTTCGCCATGGAGCCCACCGGCTTTTATGAAAGATAACAATGATGTACTGCATGGGGGCAAACTCAAGCCCGAATTTGACCAAAGCTGGGCCAATTTTTATGTGAAATTTATAAAGGCTTATGAAAAAGAAGGTATCCCGGTATGGGGCCTTTCGGTACAGAATGAGCCTATGGCCAAACAAACCTGGGAGTCATGTATGTTCACCGCCGAAGAGGAGCGAGATTTTGTAAAGAACTTTTTAGGCCCAACTTTACATAAACAAGGTTTAGCTGATAAAAAACTAATTGTTTGGGATCATAACCGCGATTTGCTTTATCAGCGTGCCAGTACCATTCTGGAGGATCCGGAAGCTGCAAAATACGTTTGGGGTGTGGGCTTTCATTGGTATGAAACCTGGACCGGCGCGGGGCAGCAGTTTGAAAGCACCAGGCGCGTACATGAATCATTCCCTGATAAAAACCTGATATTTACGGAAGGGTGTATCGAGAAATTTGATATGGCCAGGATCAATGACTGGTCGCTGGGCGAAAGGTATGGCTTGTCAATGATCAATGATTTTAATGCAGGAACAGTAGGCTGGACAGATTGGAATACCCTGCTCGATGAAAAAGGTGGCCCTAATCACGTTGGCAATTTTTGCTTCGCACCAATTCATGCCGATACCAAAACAGGTAACCTGATCTATACAAGTTCATATTATTACCTGGGGCATTTTTCTAAATTTATTCACCCGGGAGCTAAACGTATAAGCGCTGTGGCCAGCAGGGATAAGCTGTTAACCACTGCTTATATCAATCCCGACGGTAAACTGGCTGTTGTGGTGATGAATCAAACCGACGAAAAAATAGAGTACAGTCTGTGGATAAAAGGCAAAGCCGCTAAAACCACCAGCCTGCCGCACTCTATTGCTACTTTGATAGTAGAATAACAAGCTTTTATTAATCAACTATATCTCAGCGAGGTGGTGGATCATTTATGGTCCACCATTATCATTTTAGGGTAGTTTAACTAAACACCACCGTTTTATTTTTATAAACAAAAACACGGTCTTCAAATACCATTTTTAGGGCGTTTGCCAATACGGCCGTTTCAATTTCCTGACCTGCTTTAACCATAGTAGCGGCAGTAAACGAGTGACTTACCGGAATAATCTGTTGAGCAATGATAGGCCCTTCGTCCAGCTGGTTCGATACAAAATGTGCCGTAGCCCCAATTAATTTTACGCCCCGCTCAAAAGCCTGCTTGTACGGATTGGCCCCAATAAACGCGGGTAAAAACGAATGATGAATATTAATAATGCGCATTGGGAACTTAGCTACAAAATCAGGCGATAAAATGCGCATAAACTTGGCCAGCACAATATAATCGGGATTGTATTGATATATTACATCGGTTATTTGCTGCTCAAGCTCCTGTTTGCTTAGCTGCTCATGCGATATATGGTAAAAGGGCATATCAAATCGTTCACAGATATCTTGCAAGGTAGCATGATTACCGATTACACCTTGTACCGTGGCTCCAAGTGTTTTAAAATAGTTACGAATCAATATATCAGCCAGGCAGTGATATTCCCTGGTAACCAATACCACTATTTTTTTATGAGGAATAGGATCTACCAGTATAATTGCACCAGATGGCAGCACCTCCTTTAAGGTGTCTTCAAGCCCGTTGGTATCACCGTCTTCAACCTCCAGGCGCACAAAAAACAAGTCCTCGGCTTTATCAACATGCTCACGCATAGAAACTATATTGAGTTGGTGCTGGGCAAGTATGGTGGCAATGGAACCAACCAAACCAACACGGTCTTTACACTGAATAACAATAATCATGGGTATAAAAGGTAATAAGCAAAAAAAGAAATCAGGCGTAATTTACAAACAGGTATTCTTTATGCAAATAATTATCTTAGTTTAAAATAATCATACTGTATCGTTTAAGTTTAGCCGCTCGTAATGAGTAATATAAACCTTATGTATATGATGAAATATTTTGTTTTATTAATAACCGTATGCGCGCTCTGCAGTGTATCTTCCTGTAATAAAGAAAAACTGCCGCACTCTGATTCTATTGTTGGCGAGTGGCGCTGGGTAAAATCTGTAGGCGGCATCGGGGGATTTACCCTAACACCAAAAACGGAAGGTTTTACACAAAAATGGGTATTCAATGCTGATAGTACTTTTAAATCCTTTAAAAATGATTCCCTGACCATTCAGGGTAAATTTTCCATAGTCAGAAATTACAAGTATTCTGAGTCGGAAACCGTTGATGTGTTAAAATGGGGTAACTCAATTGATGATTCTTTCGTTATTCGTAATGACACTCTTTTTACCAATAATATATTTATAAGCGACGGTTTTGGAAGCACTTACGTCAGAATAAAATAGGGCTTAACCGCAAACTGTTAATCCGGAATGAAATTTACCTGATTTTCCTGTTCAAAGGTTACGTAAACACGGCGCCAGGGCTCGTCATTAAGCAGTTTCCATTGGTGAGCAGTGCCGGTGGTGTCGGTGGCAACAAGTATTTCGCCGGGTTTGAGTACAAAAGTTTCGCCTGTGCGGGTTTCAAATTGCAATATACCTGATAGCGTTATCACATATTGATCATGAGGGGCATTGTGCCAGTCTAAAAACGAATGCGGCGGCGATTCCTGAAAGCGTATCGCTGACGCCTCATTAAATAAACCTTCGGCCACTGTACCTGTTTGCACGTGCGAGTGACCATCAGTACCCGTATATAATTTATAAGCTTTTATCATTTTATTTAAGGCTGTAAGCAATGGCGGCTAAGGTATTATTTTAGCCGTAAGAGATGCATAATAACATTGTAAATTAATTGGGGTAATGGGTTTTTAAAACTTGCGGGCGGTTAATTGGTTCATTAATTTATGAGTTCAACTGCATCAATCAGGAAATTTCAGTTTTTCCCCTTTGTTATCAGTTTATTGATCACATTAACTATTGGCTTTGTGGCCGCGTTTTTTACCCGGCCCGAAATACAAGGCTGGTACAGCACCCTTAAAAAGCCATCGTTTAATCCGCCCCCGCAGGTATTTGCACCGGTGTGGACAACTCTTTATGTGTTGATAGCTACGGCTGCTTACCTGGTCTGGAAGCATAGGAGCCGTAAACCTGTTTATAAAGTTACCCGTGGTATTTATTTTATCCAGCTGTTTTTGAACTTTTCATGGTCTATTGTGTTTTTTGGCCTGCATCAGGTAGGAGGGGCCCTTGTTATAATTTTATTGCTTTGGGCAAGCATTGTTTTAACCATACAATGGTTTAGCAAATTCAATAAAGTTGCGGGCTGGTTGCTGTGGCCCTACCTGCTATGGGTTAGTTTTGCGGCTGTGTTAAATGGCAGTATATATTTCTTAAACAGTTAGCCGTAAAAACACTATTTTTATTGCGTATATTTTTGTACGCTGATTAAAAATGAAGAAACTTTTACTTCTATGCTGCCTTTTTATGGCTGCCCACAGCTTTGTTTTTGCAAAAGCTATAGCTATAGATCATTTTGTAATAAAAGAAAACCCGTTTGCGGTTGATGAAGTGGCTGTAGTTGCTACTGATACTGTCGGCGTAATACAGGAAAATGTGAATGGAGTGTTCACCTTTGTGATGAACGGTTTCCAGGAACAGCTAAAGTTTGAAAAAGGGACGGCATTTTACCGGCATAAGCTCGATCGTTCAAGCTTTTTATATGCCAAGCACATGAACGATAGCGGCACTCACTCTATACTTTACTATATTTATAAGCACGACAGTAAGCTGAGCCCTTTTCATATCAGCTGGATATTGCTGCTGGCAATTCCCCTTGCTTTGGTACTGCTGGCCTATATGTTTAAGCGGTTTATCATTATAGCTATCATTATATTCTGCATATTCCTGTACTTTAATTACCATAACGGCTTAAGTATCCCTACCTTTTTTGAAAGTATAATTGATGGTCTGAAGGGAATGTTTTAGGAGAGAAGAGCTTAAAGACATAAAGCATAAAGCCGCTAACTGGTCAGCTCATGACAACAACCTGAATAGTTCAATAATTCACTAACTCAATAATTAAAAAGGTAGTCCGATACCAAAGTTCAGCTGCATGAAATTATAGTTCTCGCCGTTAAGTTTGTTGTAATCGGCTTTAAACGAGCCGCTGCTGAATAATTCGCCGGGATGTTTAAGCAATACCCATTGGTCCGATCCGTTAAATTGTGGGTCTTTAAATTTAAATGCAGCATCCAGCCTGAAAACAAAAAAACTCAGATCAAACCGTAGCCCGGTACCTATACCTATAGCCGTTGACTGCAATAAATTGTTAAATCTGAATTCGCCATTTGGATTTTCTGCTTTCTTTCCTAAACGCCACACGTTACCGGCATCCATAAATACGGCGCCTTTTAGTTTGGCGCCAAAAAAATTATTAGCCAGTGTATAACGGTACTCTGCGTTGGCAATTATTTTTATTTCGCCAAATTGATCGATGTATTTTAAACGGGAACGGTTGGTAGTATCGGTTCCGTAATAAGTACCACGGTTAAACTGTCCTGGCCCCAGGGTTCTTGGCAGCCAGGCCCTGATGTCATTAGCGCCGCCGGTATAAAAATTCTTCTCAAATATCAATTCGTCGCTGTTACCATAAGGTACACCAATACCCGGATTAATGCGGAATACAAATTGACGCTCACCGCCTAATGTGCGATAAATGCGCAGATCAAGCTCCGTTTTCGCATATTGCGAAAAGGTATATCCAAAAATTTTGTGTTTGTTATCAGCATCTGTTGGGGCATTGAATAAATTACTTGCCAGGTTCAGGAAATTACCGCCTATATCTAAACTACCACGGAAATACGTAAAGTTTTTATAGGAATTTAACTCAATGGCATTGTACTGAAAAGTGTACTGACTACCAGTGGTAAATGTAGTACGGCCTATAAGCTTGATGTAAGCTAACCTGTTTTGCTTAAGCAGTTCTGTTTGTGCTGCGGTATCGATGGTGCCCCTTGAAAATTCAATATTAATAGGGGTAATAGTGTGCTGTTTACGACCCGTTTCAAAGAAATCATAAGTAATGGAATTGATAAAACTTTCGCGCTTTACCAGGTCCTTTTGAAAAAAGAGCGAATAGTTACTGGAGAAGGTAGTATGCGGTACACCGAATTTACCTAACGACGGAAAACTAAACGGGGTTAAAATACGGGGATATATGAGGTTAACCCCAGCCCTCAACTCCTGGTTCTGGATGCTTTGTCCATTATCAAATAAAATACTCCAATTAATTTTTACCTGTAAAATGGCAGCCTGTTTAAACATGTTGCGGTTAGTAAAAGTGTTGCCTACGTTGTAACCAAAGCGGCCGCCACTAAACAATACCTCGCCTTCAACCCGGTCTGACATTTTTTTAAGCGGAACAATGTCTATTTTGGTATTGAGCCGATTGGAGCTATCGGCCAGTTTTTCATAAGTGGGGTTGGGCACGTTCCGGAATACATTTAATTCCGAAAGGCGTGTTGTAGTAAGCGTTTGCTGGTCCAGGTTATATATCTGACCCTTTCTCTGAAAAGTATAATCAATTACCGATCGTGGTTTAAACCTGCCAGAAAAATCAACAAACCTGAATTGCGAATCTACCTGCAGTGTATCTGCTTTTCCGGGTGTACGGCCGTTACTGCGCGATATGGTGACAAGCGTATTGTTAATAGTATAAACAGGGTGTTCTGTTTTGCCCGGAGGATTATCAATTATCATTTTAACATCAACCACACTGTTGTTAAACGTAGAGTCGTAGTTATAATTGATATATTGACGGAAAAAATCATAATAGCCATTACGTTTCATAAGCAGGTAAAGCTCGTCGCGGTCATGGGCAAGGCTATCCGTATCAAAACGGCCGCCGGGCGAGATATGTGAAATGATGTTGCGGTTTTTATAAAAAAGGTTCCTGATATTTTTGTCGGCAATACTGTCGCTTATTTTACGTATCCGGAACATTGGCCCTTCCTCGGTAGTAAAAACCAGCTCGGCCTTTTGCTTTTTAATAATAACGCTATCAGTCACCTTAGCTTTCAGGTAGCCGCGATTTTGGATATACCTTTCAATCTGTAGGCGCGAATATTCAACCAGGTTACTGTCAAGAATAGAGGGTGCTTCGCCAATATTCTTTTTGCCGTTTTTACTGAATGTATAATAAAATTGCAAATTGAGCCAGTTGTTGGGTTGCTGCTCTTTATCAACGTAATTTACAGCCGCCTCGGCAAATTGCTCGTCAATACCTTTAATAGTTATTTTGCGTACAAGGGTCTGGTCTTTTTTAATGCCGCGTGTAATACTGCAGCCAGAACCTATAATGAGCAACAAAATACTTAATATTGTAAGGCGGTAAACAGCAGGTATACTATATGCTTTCAAAATCACAAATCAGTTTATTAACATCCTTACAACATAAAAAATTTAGAAGGGAACATGGTTCTTTTATGGTTGAGGGCTATAAATCCGTTACTGAATTTATAAACTCTGCATACCAGGTTGATACCATTTATCATACCCCCGCACTTGCCCCAAAATTGCTGAATTTATCCCGAAAAATAAACTTTCAGGAGATTTCATTAAATGAACTCGAAAAAATCAGCACATTGAAAACGCCGCAGGAGGTAATTGGTTTGGTTAAGATACCAATATGGCCCGTATTAAATTATAACAGCCTGAAACAAAAGTTTTCACTGGTGCTCGACAGCATACAGGATCCGGGTAACGTGGGCACCATTATGCGTACGGCCGACTGGTTTGGCATTCATGATATTATTTGCTCGGAAGATACGGTTGACGTATATAATCCTAAAGTAGTGCAGGCCACTATGGGGTCACTGGCACGGGTAAATGTGCATTATGTTAATCTTGCTGAAGTTTTACCGCAAATTGAGCTGCCCGTATTTGGAGCGATGCTAAATGGCGAAAACGTATATAATGCTGATTTTGGAGACGAGGGACTGTTGGTAATGGGTAACGAAGGCAATGGGATTAGCCCCGGTATTGAACGGCTGATAAACACTGCCATAACCATTCCAAGAGCTGGAAATGCCGAGTCGTTGAACGTGGCTATAGCTACAGCCATACTGTGTTCTGAAATAAAAAGAAATTCTATGAAATAATTGTTGGCTTTCCAATAAATAAATTACTATTTTTGCAGTCCTTAAAAAAATGGTCGGGTGGCCGAGTGGCTAGGCAGAGGTCTGCAAAACCTTTTACAGCGGTTCGAATCCGCTCCCGACCTCAAGGGTTTAAAAAAATTAAAAATACAACACCATGGGCGTTACTCGTTTAAAAAGAAAAGATAGAAAAAACAAAACTACTTCACGTTTAGAAGTTCAGTTTTTGAAACTGGCTACTAACCTGGAGTACGGAAGCCGTTCTGCTGAGTCAAAACACAGCCAGATCACTAAAAACAACGAAGCATTAGCAAAAGCTATTGCTGCAAAATAATTCTATCCGTTTTTAAGGCGCCTTCGCGCTTAAAAAAGATCTTATAAATCCTGTTGGTTTAAGAAACCGGCAGGATTTTTTTATGGAATGTTGATTGGGGTGACTGCGTTGATAAGTGTCTGAACCATGATTTTCGGGATTAAAGGATTGCCCGGATTTTTCTTAAGGAATAGCCTTTAGTTGTTGGCTGTCATGGTGAGCTCTGTCGAAGCATGGTGGGTAGACCTCTACGCGTGATCCTTCGACAAGCTCGGGATGACATGCCTAAGCATAGTTGATGGTGTTGGAACGATGATTAAATAGATTAAAGGATTGCCCGGATTTACTTTTCAGAAATCATGTTATCCTGTAATCCCGAAAATCGTGGTTCAGAAAAAAAGTTAATTAGGCAGACAATAACTTCTTATTAATCCTGCCGATCAACCCCGGCCCTTCGTAAATAAAACCGGTATATAGCTGTACCAGCGCCGCCCCGGCTTCCAGTTTTTCCATCGCGTCATCGGCAGAGTGGATACCGCCAACGCCAATAATAGGGAACGAGCCATTTGATTTTTTATGCAGATAGCTGATCACTTCTGTTGAACGTTTGGTTAATGGCTTGCCGCTCAGTCCGCCCGTTTCGTTTTTTAAATTTTCGGCAGTAGTTAAATTTTCACGACTAATGGTGGTATTGGTGGCGATAATACCTGCTATGCCGGTTTGCTGCACAATGTCAACAATGTCGTCAAGTTGTGAATTGGTAAGGTCGGGCGCAATTTTTAACAGGATAGGTCTGCTGATACCTTTTTTTGAATTTCGTTGCTGCAAGGTGTTCAATATGTGCATAAGCGGCTCTTTCTCCTGCAAGGCGCGTAAGCCAGGGGTGTTGGGCGAGCTCACATTTACCACAAAATAATCAACCACATCAAACAGGCGGTCAAAGCATTTGATATAATCGTTGACCGCGTCTTCATTGGGAGTAACCTTGTTTTTACCAATGTTGCCACCAATGATCAGCTCTTTTTGCGTACCCTTTGCATTTCTGCGGAAGGTGGCTATGCGCTCTGCCGCCACATCAACGCCAAAATTATTAAAACCCATACGGTTAATGAGCGCGCCATCTGCAGGCAGGCGAAACATGCGCGGCTTGGGGTTACCGGGTTGAGGCAAGGGGGTAACGGTGCCTATCTCTACAAAACCAAAACCTATGTTTGCCATTTCGCCCATCAGTTCGGCATTTTTATCAAAACCTGCGGCAAGGCCTACCGGGTTTTTAAACTTCAGGCCAAATACTTCTTTTTCAAGTCGCGGGTTATTTACATCCCATACGGTCCTGCTCAAAGCTGCACCGCCCGGCAAGCGGTTAAAGCGCTTTAAATTGCGGGTCACAAAATAATGTACTTTTTCAGGGTCGAACTGGAACAGGATGGGTTTTAATAAAAAATACATGCCGCGAAGTTAGCACATTACTTAATGTGTGTAAACCAGAAATTTATGATTTATTAACTGGCGCTGGTGTTAATTGTTTAATTATTGATACAAACCATCACAAAATTTAAAAAATTCGGGTAAAAATGTAAATTCGGAAAATTCTGTTTCATACCAATTATCAACTTCAATATGTTTAATAGATTTAAACCAAGCCGCAGAAACTTTATCAAAACCGCATCTGTAGGTACACTGGCCGCTGTGGGGATCCCTCAAATTGTATCAGCTGCCTTAGCTACTGAAAAAAGTGCCTCTAAATTAAAATTCAGTACCGGTGATGTGGTATTATTTCAGGGCGATTCCATTACCGACTGGGGCCGCGACCATAAGAAAACTGAGCCAAATACTACCAGTGATTTAGGCTCTGGCTATGC
This window contains:
- a CDS encoding TrmH family RNA methyltransferase, with the translated sequence MLSKSQISLLTSLQHKKFRREHGSFMVEGYKSVTEFINSAYQVDTIYHTPALAPKLLNLSRKINFQEISLNELEKISTLKTPQEVIGLVKIPIWPVLNYNSLKQKFSLVLDSIQDPGNVGTIMRTADWFGIHDIICSEDTVDVYNPKVVQATMGSLARVNVHYVNLAEVLPQIELPVFGAMLNGENVYNADFGDEGLLVMGNEGNGISPGIERLINTAITIPRAGNAESLNVAIATAILCSEIKRNSMK
- a CDS encoding cupin domain-containing protein; translation: MIKAYKLYTGTDGHSHVQTGTVAEGLFNEASAIRFQESPPHSFLDWHNAPHDQYVITLSGILQFETRTGETFVLKPGEILVATDTTGTAHQWKLLNDEPWRRVYVTFEQENQVNFIPD
- a CDS encoding spore protein — translated: MGVTRLKRKDRKNKTTSRLEVQFLKLATNLEYGSRSAESKHSQITKNNEALAKAIAAK
- a CDS encoding glycoside hydrolase family 30 protein, whose amino-acid sequence is MKKELLIACCIAGSLARAGSVNAQSNASFSVDNKSVKVIVSEKEAGYKLTPTETLQFTDKPQPAETEVSVFVDPSRSFQTMLGIGGALTDAVAETFYKLPKDKQKEFLTAYYDQDKGIGYTLARTNIQSCDFSSASYSYVKEGDADLKTFDISHDKTYRIPFIKAAIAAAGGKLNLFVSPWSPPAFMKDNNDVLHGGKLKPEFDQSWANFYVKFIKAYEKEGIPVWGLSVQNEPMAKQTWESCMFTAEEERDFVKNFLGPTLHKQGLADKKLIVWDHNRDLLYQRASTILEDPEAAKYVWGVGFHWYETWTGAGQQFESTRRVHESFPDKNLIFTEGCIEKFDMARINDWSLGERYGLSMINDFNAGTVGWTDWNTLLDEKGGPNHVGNFCFAPIHADTKTGNLIYTSSYYYLGHFSKFIHPGAKRISAVASRDKLLTTAYINPDGKLAVVVMNQTDEKIEYSLWIKGKAAKTTSLPHSIATLIVE
- the purU gene encoding formyltetrahydrofolate deformylase gives rise to the protein MIIVIQCKDRVGLVGSIATILAQHQLNIVSMREHVDKAEDLFFVRLEVEDGDTNGLEDTLKEVLPSGAIILVDPIPHKKIVVLVTREYHCLADILIRNYFKTLGATVQGVIGNHATLQDICERFDMPFYHISHEQLSKQELEQQITDVIYQYNPDYIVLAKFMRILSPDFVAKFPMRIINIHHSFLPAFIGANPYKQAFERGVKLIGATAHFVSNQLDEGPIIAQQIIPVSHSFTAATMVKAGQEIETAVLANALKMVFEDRVFVYKNKTVVFS
- the tamL gene encoding translocation and assembly module lipoprotein TamL; translation: MKAYSIPAVYRLTILSILLLIIGSGCSITRGIKKDQTLVRKITIKGIDEQFAEAAVNYVDKEQQPNNWLNLQFYYTFSKNGKKNIGEAPSILDSNLVEYSRLQIERYIQNRGYLKAKVTDSVIIKKQKAELVFTTEEGPMFRIRKISDSIADKNIRNLFYKNRNIISHISPGGRFDTDSLAHDRDELYLLMKRNGYYDFFRQYINYNYDSTFNNSVVDVKMIIDNPPGKTEHPVYTINNTLVTISRSNGRTPGKADTLQVDSQFRFVDFSGRFKPRSVIDYTFQRKGQIYNLDQQTLTTTRLSELNVFRNVPNPTYEKLADSSNRLNTKIDIVPLKKMSDRVEGEVLFSGGRFGYNVGNTFTNRNMFKQAAILQVKINWSILFDNGQSIQNQELRAGVNLIYPRILTPFSFPSLGKFGVPHTTFSSNYSLFFQKDLVKRESFINSITYDFFETGRKQHTITPINIEFSRGTIDTAAQTELLKQNRLAYIKLIGRTTFTTGSQYTFQYNAIELNSYKNFTYFRGSLDIGGNFLNLASNLFNAPTDADNKHKIFGYTFSQYAKTELDLRIYRTLGGERQFVFRINPGIGVPYGNSDELIFEKNFYTGGANDIRAWLPRTLGPGQFNRGTYYGTDTTNRSRLKYIDQFGEIKIIANAEYRYTLANNFFGAKLKGAVFMDAGNVWRLGKKAENPNGEFRFNNLLQSTAIGIGTGLRFDLSFFVFRLDAAFKFKDPQFNGSDQWVLLKHPGELFSSGSFKADYNKLNGENYNFMQLNFGIGLPF
- a CDS encoding quinone-dependent dihydroorotate dehydrogenase, yielding MYFLLKPILFQFDPEKVHYFVTRNLKRFNRLPGGAALSRTVWDVNNPRLEKEVFGLKFKNPVGLAAGFDKNAELMGEMANIGFGFVEIGTVTPLPQPGNPKPRMFRLPADGALINRMGFNNFGVDVAAERIATFRRNAKGTQKELIIGGNIGKNKVTPNEDAVNDYIKCFDRLFDVVDYFVVNVSSPNTPGLRALQEKEPLMHILNTLQQRNSKKGISRPILLKIAPDLTNSQLDDIVDIVQQTGIAGIIATNTTISRENLTTAENLKNETGGLSGKPLTKRSTEVISYLHKKSNGSFPIIGVGGIHSADDAMEKLEAGAALVQLYTGFIYEGPGLIGRINKKLLSA
- a CDS encoding TspO/MBR family protein, which encodes MSSTASIRKFQFFPFVISLLITLTIGFVAAFFTRPEIQGWYSTLKKPSFNPPPQVFAPVWTTLYVLIATAAYLVWKHRSRKPVYKVTRGIYFIQLFLNFSWSIVFFGLHQVGGALVIILLLWASIVLTIQWFSKFNKVAGWLLWPYLLWVSFAAVLNGSIYFLNS